The sequence TCGAACTTAGACAAAGCAAATTGAACACTCTCAGGTAATTGACGACGTTTGCTTTTGTTCCAAGATAATTTTAGATTCGGTAGCAGAACGAAGTTCGATTATAAAGTCAGGAACGACAGGAATAAAGCCTGTAATATTGATTCCTTCCAAGCGAGACTTTTCAATCCAAGAGACATCGGGAGACATCTTGCCGCCACCAATGGGGATAAAGTCATAGCCAGTGGAAGAGTCAAA comes from Coleofasciculaceae cyanobacterium and encodes:
- a CDS encoding Uma2 family endonuclease, with the translated sequence MFQVIAWNKQTKLGEVFDSSTGYDFIPIGGGKMSPDVSWIEKSRLEGINITGFIPVVPDFIIELRSATESKIILEQKQTSSIT